CGGTGGTCGACATCCACGTCATCGGCGCCGGCGGCGGCTCGATCGCCTGGGAAGAGGCCGGCGCCGTGCGTGTCGGCCCGAAATCGGCCGGCTCCGTGCCCGGTCCCGCCTGCTACGGGCGCGGCGGCACCGAGCCGACCGTCAGCGACGCCAATCTCGTGCTCGGACGGCTCGATTCGTCCAATTTCGCCGGCGGCTCGATGACGCTGGACAAGGGGAAGGCGCGCGAGGCCGTCGGCGCGCTCGGCGCCCGCTTCGGCCTGTCCACCGAAGCCATGGCGCAGGGCATCATCGACATCATCAATGCCAAGATGGCCGATGCCATCCGCACCATCACCATCCGCCGGGGCATCGATCCGCGCGACTTCGCGCTCGTTGCCTATGGCGGCGCGGGGCCGGCGCAGGCGGTGGCGCTCGCCCAGCAACTCGACATCCGCGAAGTGGTGATCCCGGTGATGCCGGGCGCCTTCTCCGCCTGGGGCATGCTCCAGACCGACGTCCGGCACGACTTCAAGATGACCTATTACGGCTTCTGGCACCAGATCGATGCCGCCGACCTTGCGGAGAAGTTCCTGGCGCTGGAGGCCGAAGGAACCGGCTATCTGCAGAAGGAAGGCTTCTCCGATACGGATATCTCCTTCGAGCGCTTCGCCGACTTCCGTTATCACGGTCAGGAATACGTGCTGACCATCCCCGTGCCGGCGGGCACCATCGACATGGCGGCGGTGCGCGCCTCCTTCGACGAGGCCTATGATCGTCAGTACGGCCATTCGAGCCCCGAGGCACAGGTCGAGGTGGCCAACCTGCGCGTGGCGGCGCTCGGCACGCTCGCCCGCCCCGGCATTCCGGACCCGGCGGTGCTGGGGCGCACCGCGCCGCGTGGCCGCCGCGTCTACTTCGACGGCATCGAGCATGACGCGGCCGTCCTCAACCGCGACGAATTCGCCAAGGGCGAGGCGATCGAGGGTCCCGCGATCATCGAGGAGGCCACCGCGACGACGATCCTGCCGCCTGACTGGCGTGCCGAGGTGATCACCGGCGGCCAGCTTCTCCTGACGCGACGCTGAGAAGGACATCGACCATGGCTATCGCCGATCCGATCACCACCGAAGTCGTCCGCAACTTCGTCATTTCCTGTGCCAAGGACATGAACGCCGCGCTCTGGCGTTCGGCCTTCTCGGCGATCATCTACGAGGGCCGCGACAGCGCGGTCGCGCTGCTCGACGAGAAGGGCAACATGCTCGGCCAGTCGACCGGCGTTCCGCTGTTCGTCGGCGCCATCGACGCCTGCGTGAAGCTGGTGCTGGAGCGCTACGGCGAGGACATCCACCCAGGCGACATCTTCATCCTCAACGATTCCTACCTGCAGGGAACCCACCTGCACGACGTCACCGCCATCGGGCCGCTGTTCTACAAGGACGAACTGGTCGGCTTCGGCGCGGCGCGCGCGCACTGGCAGGACATCGGCGCCATCGACCCCGGCTCGACCATGGGCTCGACCTCGATCTTTCACGAGGGCCTGCGGCTCGGACCCACCCGCATCGTGTCGAAGTCGAAGCGGATTCCCGAGTGGTTCGATCTGCTGACCCGCAACACGCGGCTCAAGGACATGACGATCGGCGATCTGAACGCTCAGATCACGTCGATCCGCACGGGGGAGAAGCGTCTGTCGCAGATACTCGACCGCATCGGCGCCGACACCTACCGTTCCGCCTGCGCCAACATCTTCGAACAGGCCCGGCTGCTCGACCGCGAAGCCATCGGCAGGCTGCAGGACGGCAGCTACTACCGCGAGGGCTATCTCGACGACGACGGCGTCACCACCGACCCGGTCAAGGTGGCGCTCCGGCTCACCATCGAAGGCGAGCGGATGATCATCGACCTCGAAGGCTCGTCGGGGCCTGTCCAGGGCTCGATCAACTGCGGCGCCGTCCAGACCGAGTCGCTGCTGCGGCTCGCCTACAAGACCATGATCAACCCCGACCGCGCGATCACCGGCGGCTCCTTCTCGACCATGGAGGTGCGCATCCCGGACGAGTGCATCTTCAACGCCCGCGAACCTGCCGCCTGCGAATGGTACTTCACCGGGCTCGGCCTGCTCGCTGACCTGATGATCTCCTGCCTCGGCGAGGCGATGCCCGAGAAGGCCACCGCCGCGCACTATGGCGACTCCATGGTCGCGGCCTTCTTCGACATGGATCCGAAGCGCGGCCAGTGGATCTCGGTTGAGCCGACGGCCGGCGGCTGGGGCGGCGCCAAGGGTTCGGACGGCGAAAGCGCGCTGATCAACCTCGTCAACGGAGGCTTCCGCAACCTGCCGGCCGAGGTCTACGAGACCAAGTTCCCGGTGCGGGTCGAGGAGTTCTCGCTGCGCCGGGATTCCGGCGGGCCCGGGCGCTGGCGCGGCGGCATGGGGGTGGTGCGCAGCTACCGCCTGCTCGAGGACTGCTACGGCGCGCTCTGGTTCGAACGCTCGCGCACGCCGGCCTGGGGCATCAACGGGGGCCTCGACGGACAGGGTCCCGACAACGACATCGTCCACCCGGACGGCCAGGTGGAGAAGCCGCTCAAGATGCGCGCCAGGCGCTTCTCCAAGGGCACGCTGTTCGTCACCCGCACCGGCGGCGGCGGCGGCAATGGCAACCCCAAGGCGAGGCCGGTCGACGAGGTGCTGCACGACGTCGTCTCCGGGGCGGTGTCGCGCGACGCCGCGCTTTCGCAGTATGGTGTCGCCATCAACCCCGACCTGACGGTCGATGCCGCCCGCACCGAAAGGCGGGCCTGACGACGGAAAGGCCGGCGGCGGGCAGGAAAGGCACGAGATGGCGGCTGGAACCGGGGACTTGACAGGGCAGGCGGCGCGAGCCGATGCGGCTGCGCCCTGCATCAGCCTCTCCGGCATCTCCAAGTCCTTTTCCGGCGTCGAGGTCCTGCGCGTCGTTTCCATCGACTTCATGCCCGGCGAGATCCACGGGCTGATCGGGGAAAACGGCGCCGGCAAATCGACGGTCGGCAAGATCGTCGGCGGCTATTATTCGCGATCGTCGGGTGACCTCGTCGTCTTCGGCGAGAGCGTCACGCAATGGGATCCACCGCTGGCGCTGGCCCGCGGCGTCGCCATGATGCACCAGGAACTGCAGCTGGTGCCGGCGCTGTCGGTCGCCGAGAACGTCTTCCTCGGCATCGAACACGGCCGCGCCGGCCTCCTCGTCGGCGACGAGGAGCGGCGGCTGGCGGACATCGCCGCTTTCGCCGGCTTCGACCTCGATCCAAAAGCGCCCGCAGGCGCTCTGTCGATCGCCGACCAGCAGAAGGTCGAAATCATGCGGGCGCTTGCCCGCGAGGCCCGTGTCATCGTCATGGACGAGCCGACCTCCTCGCTGACCCATGACGAGGCGGAGCGGCTGCACGGCGTCATGCGCAAGCTGCGCGACCGCGGCTGCACCATCATCTACGTCTCGCATTTTCTCGATCACGTTCTCGACGTCTGCGACACCGTCACGGTCATGCGCGACGGCGCCGTCATCCGCACGGAAAAGGCTGCGGCGGAGACCAAGGCCTCGCTGATTGCGGCGATGATCGGCCGCCCGGCCGCCGATGTCGCCTATCCGCCGCTGCCGCCGGAGCCGGACCGCACCGGCACGCCGCTACTGTCCGTGCGCGGCCTGGCCACGGCAACCGGGGTGCGCTCCGCCGACATCGACCTCTGGCCCGGCGAGATCGTCGGCCTCGTCGGCCTCGTCGGCAGCGGCCGCACCGAGATCGCGCGGGCCATCTTCGGCGCCGACCCCTCCACGGCGGGCACCGTCTCGATCGGCGGGGAAGCCTACGATCTCCGATCGCCGCGGTCCTCTGTCGAGCGCGGCATCGCCATGGTTCCGGAGGATCGCCGCAAGCAGGGGCTCGTGCTGACGCAGACCGTGCGCCCGAACATGACGCTGCCGCACCTGTCGGCCTTCGCCCGATTCGGACTGGTCCGGACCGGCGGCGAGCGGGCCG
The nucleotide sequence above comes from Aquibium microcysteis. Encoded proteins:
- a CDS encoding hydantoinase/oxoprolinase family protein, encoding MTGRSYRVSADIGGTFTDLVFQDAETGVCEAFKVLSTPHNPALAVIEGVERHLPEGSAVDFFVHGTTVGLNAVLTRRGARVALVTTKNYRDVYTIQGNDRGEIFSIHWRKPRPLVEIPDTYTVAERINAKGEIETPLDVSELDAVVEAVRTKGYEAIAVCLLFSFKNPAHELAVEAYLRERLPDVPITLSHRVSPEWREYARTSTTAMDAYAAPVVRRYLDTLVTQLSSRLPSGRQLHVMKSNGGAMTAAAATDMPLQTLLSGPVGGAIGGQTLAAEIGKPNLICVDMGGTSFDASLIIDGKPSASNEAELEGLPIQMSVVDIHVIGAGGGSIAWEEAGAVRVGPKSAGSVPGPACYGRGGTEPTVSDANLVLGRLDSSNFAGGSMTLDKGKAREAVGALGARFGLSTEAMAQGIIDIINAKMADAIRTITIRRGIDPRDFALVAYGGAGPAQAVALAQQLDIREVVIPVMPGAFSAWGMLQTDVRHDFKMTYYGFWHQIDAADLAEKFLALEAEGTGYLQKEGFSDTDISFERFADFRYHGQEYVLTIPVPAGTIDMAAVRASFDEAYDRQYGHSSPEAQVEVANLRVAALGTLARPGIPDPAVLGRTAPRGRRVYFDGIEHDAAVLNRDEFAKGEAIEGPAIIEEATATTILPPDWRAEVITGGQLLLTRR
- a CDS encoding hydantoinase B/oxoprolinase family protein is translated as MAIADPITTEVVRNFVISCAKDMNAALWRSAFSAIIYEGRDSAVALLDEKGNMLGQSTGVPLFVGAIDACVKLVLERYGEDIHPGDIFILNDSYLQGTHLHDVTAIGPLFYKDELVGFGAARAHWQDIGAIDPGSTMGSTSIFHEGLRLGPTRIVSKSKRIPEWFDLLTRNTRLKDMTIGDLNAQITSIRTGEKRLSQILDRIGADTYRSACANIFEQARLLDREAIGRLQDGSYYREGYLDDDGVTTDPVKVALRLTIEGERMIIDLEGSSGPVQGSINCGAVQTESLLRLAYKTMINPDRAITGGSFSTMEVRIPDECIFNAREPAACEWYFTGLGLLADLMISCLGEAMPEKATAAHYGDSMVAAFFDMDPKRGQWISVEPTAGGWGGAKGSDGESALINLVNGGFRNLPAEVYETKFPVRVEEFSLRRDSGGPGRWRGGMGVVRSYRLLEDCYGALWFERSRTPAWGINGGLDGQGPDNDIVHPDGQVEKPLKMRARRFSKGTLFVTRTGGGGGNGNPKARPVDEVLHDVVSGAVSRDAALSQYGVAINPDLTVDAARTERRA
- a CDS encoding sugar ABC transporter ATP-binding protein; protein product: MAAGTGDLTGQAARADAAAPCISLSGISKSFSGVEVLRVVSIDFMPGEIHGLIGENGAGKSTVGKIVGGYYSRSSGDLVVFGESVTQWDPPLALARGVAMMHQELQLVPALSVAENVFLGIEHGRAGLLVGDEERRLADIAAFAGFDLDPKAPAGALSIADQQKVEIMRALAREARVIVMDEPTSSLTHDEAERLHGVMRKLRDRGCTIIYVSHFLDHVLDVCDTVTVMRDGAVIRTEKAAAETKASLIAAMIGRPAADVAYPPLPPEPDRTGTPLLSVRGLATATGVRSADIDLWPGEIVGLVGLVGSGRTEIARAIFGADPSTAGTVSIGGEAYDLRSPRSSVERGIAMVPEDRRKQGLVLTQTVRPNMTLPHLSAFARFGLVRTGGERAEARRLIDYFGVQPGHVDGAVATYSGGNQQKVVMGKWILGDPRIVILDEPSRGVDVGARRRIHEFVGETARRGAAILLISSEIEEVMGLAHRAYTVSGGRVTGGFVPAGTTVDEVIWRLFHEQGAEKAGATA